A part of Melittangium boletus DSM 14713 genomic DNA contains:
- a CDS encoding lamin tail domain-containing protein, with protein MKRQPLLISCLGAALGLAGGACEPSFSTGAPACEGWRPGDVVITELLPDPEGTDTGQEWMEVYNPGRSSVDLKGLMLYSARVDGAQERAYFFEDSVPVASRDHVVLGDVRAEVPTPPVDHAYGDALGALANTGGIVGLRCGEVVVDEVRYAKARAGVSLIYDGARVPDAVDNDEPERWCETPASVDGGVRSSPGAVNPPCPERASADAGLPDTCLSPRTGQYRSVSRPRPGDLRLTEVMADPKAVADAQGEWVEVYALRDVDLNGVTLSNEGTGRTVFQAPPRCLEIRAGTHAVLAHGEEPLLNGGLPPVLALFSFGVSNTAGFHLLRLSLDGQVLDEMSWTRAPLAGVSLQLDPSRKTSPRVSSDEGYCAAPEGARYGPVPGDRGTPGGENRSCGP; from the coding sequence TTGAAGCGGCAACCCTTGCTCATCTCTTGCCTTGGCGCGGCCCTCGGGCTCGCCGGGGGGGCCTGTGAGCCGTCCTTCTCCACGGGAGCACCGGCCTGCGAGGGCTGGCGTCCTGGCGACGTCGTCATCACGGAGCTGCTGCCAGACCCCGAGGGGACGGACACCGGCCAGGAGTGGATGGAGGTGTACAACCCGGGGCGCTCCTCCGTGGATTTGAAGGGGCTGATGCTCTACTCGGCGCGGGTGGATGGCGCCCAGGAGCGGGCGTACTTCTTCGAGGACTCGGTACCGGTGGCGTCGCGGGACCATGTGGTGCTTGGGGACGTGCGCGCCGAGGTGCCAACCCCTCCGGTGGACCATGCGTATGGCGATGCCCTGGGCGCCCTGGCGAACACGGGAGGCATCGTGGGTCTGCGGTGTGGGGAGGTGGTGGTGGATGAGGTGCGCTACGCCAAGGCACGTGCCGGCGTCTCGCTCATCTACGATGGCGCGCGTGTTCCGGACGCCGTCGACAACGATGAGCCGGAGCGTTGGTGTGAGACGCCCGCGTCCGTGGACGGAGGCGTTCGGTCGAGCCCGGGGGCCGTGAATCCGCCCTGCCCGGAGCGGGCCTCGGCGGACGCGGGATTGCCCGACACGTGCCTGTCTCCCCGCACGGGCCAATACCGGAGCGTGTCCCGCCCGCGCCCCGGAGACCTGCGCCTCACCGAGGTGATGGCCGACCCGAAGGCCGTTGCGGATGCCCAGGGCGAATGGGTGGAGGTGTACGCGCTGCGCGATGTGGACCTCAATGGCGTGACGCTCTCGAACGAGGGCACGGGCCGGACCGTGTTCCAGGCGCCTCCGCGATGTCTGGAGATACGGGCCGGGACCCATGCGGTGCTCGCGCATGGGGAGGAGCCCCTGCTCAATGGCGGATTGCCCCCGGTGCTGGCGCTCTTCTCCTTCGGCGTGAGCAACACCGCCGGATTCCACCTGCTGCGCCTGTCCCTGGACGGGCAGGTGCTCGACGAGATGTCGTGGACGCGGGCACCGCTCGCGGGCGTGTCCCTGCAACTGGACCCCTCCCGCAAGACCTCGCCTCGCGTCTCCTCGGACGAGGGCTACTGCGCGGCTCCGGAAGGGGCTCGCTATGGGCCAGTACCTGGTGACCGGGGCACGCCGGGAGGGGAGAACCGTTCATGTGGACCGTGA
- a CDS encoding thermonuclease family protein: MWTVRRRLAGLVLGLGSLAGCGPESACGPGAGVVARVVDGDTVVLQSGERVRYLLVDTPESTGGKHDCFGAESRDFNRSLVEGRPVRLSYGEACTDRYGRLLAYVSVEGREVNSLLAHEGYACVLYVPPAGGSRRSEFQALESSARRARKGMWGACASVACDR, encoded by the coding sequence ATGTGGACCGTGAGGAGACGCCTCGCGGGGCTCGTGCTGGGGCTCGGCTCGCTGGCCGGATGCGGTCCGGAGTCCGCCTGTGGCCCGGGCGCGGGCGTGGTGGCGCGCGTGGTGGACGGGGACACGGTGGTGCTCCAGAGCGGCGAGCGGGTGCGCTACCTGCTCGTGGACACTCCGGAGAGCACGGGCGGCAAGCACGACTGTTTTGGCGCCGAGTCCCGCGACTTCAATCGCTCCCTCGTGGAGGGGCGCCCGGTGCGGTTGAGTTATGGGGAGGCGTGCACGGACCGCTACGGGCGGCTGCTCGCGTACGTGAGCGTGGAGGGGCGCGAGGTGAACTCACTGCTCGCGCACGAGGGCTATGCCTGCGTCCTCTACGTGCCTCCGGCGGGGGGCTCACGGCGCTCGGAGTTCCAGGCGCTCGAGTCGTCGGCGCGGCGTGCCCGGAAGGGGATGTGGGGCGCGTGCGCCTCCGTCGCGTGTGACCGATGA
- a CDS encoding mechanosensitive ion channel family protein translates to MLRKLVFVLLLLVPSVGLAFNEGLGEPPPQVERQTPASSVAGFLEAAHSRDTVALPHFLSLSHLPPEQQRAEGERLGRRLMFVLDRTLWLDFSSISQEPTGGSPDTTTVTLGQVPLGRGMRDIRLRRAEGPDGAPVWLFSEKTVRSIDALFEEHGSPLVERLPAWLFLRPVWVLELWQWLGLGTLLVVALLASRVLEDIGRRLGERAAKLTKSGWDDQLLAASRGPVRYALVAVLCTAGSRVLMMPPPAQHALDLSARSLLLVSGAWFVLRFVRLSASFIEEKVVSGAGEDVGRARGLRTQLVVMRRIIEAATYVITASLLLLQFEGVRNVGVSLLASAGIAGLVIGLAAQKSISTLLAGIQLSITQPVRIGDTVIVENEWGWIEEITLTYVVVKVWDLRRLVVPMSHFLDKPFQNWSKVSPDILGTAEIYADYRTDVPALRAELSRVLNNEGRALWDGKVQGLQVTALSERTMTLRALVSAADAGKAFDLRCIVREKLIEYLGRQPHGLPVVRAEGLLPAEAVGSRTGPALPAAGDRNVVAPETRRE, encoded by the coding sequence ATGCTCCGAAAACTCGTCTTCGTCCTGCTGCTGCTCGTGCCCAGTGTTGGACTCGCGTTCAACGAGGGGTTGGGTGAGCCCCCACCCCAGGTGGAGCGCCAGACGCCCGCCTCGAGTGTCGCGGGCTTCCTGGAGGCCGCGCACTCGCGGGACACGGTGGCGCTGCCGCACTTCCTGTCTCTGTCGCACCTGCCGCCCGAGCAGCAGCGGGCCGAGGGCGAACGACTCGGGCGCCGGTTGATGTTCGTGCTGGACCGGACGCTGTGGCTGGACTTCTCGAGCATCAGCCAGGAGCCGACGGGAGGCTCGCCGGACACGACCACGGTGACCCTGGGTCAGGTGCCGCTCGGGCGGGGCATGCGCGACATCCGGCTGCGCCGGGCGGAGGGGCCGGATGGCGCGCCGGTCTGGTTGTTCAGCGAGAAGACGGTGCGCTCCATCGACGCGCTCTTCGAGGAGCATGGCTCGCCCCTGGTGGAGCGGTTGCCCGCGTGGCTCTTCCTGCGCCCGGTGTGGGTGCTGGAGCTGTGGCAGTGGCTGGGGCTCGGGACGCTGCTCGTCGTGGCCCTGCTGGCGAGCCGGGTGCTGGAGGACATCGGCCGGAGGTTGGGCGAGCGCGCGGCGAAGCTGACGAAGTCCGGTTGGGATGATCAGTTGCTCGCGGCGAGCCGGGGGCCGGTGCGCTACGCGCTCGTGGCGGTGCTGTGCACGGCGGGCTCTCGCGTGTTGATGATGCCGCCGCCGGCGCAGCACGCGCTGGACCTGAGCGCGCGCTCGCTGCTGCTGGTGTCCGGGGCGTGGTTCGTCCTGCGCTTCGTGCGGCTGTCCGCCTCCTTCATCGAGGAGAAGGTGGTGAGCGGGGCGGGCGAGGACGTGGGGCGGGCGCGCGGCCTGCGCACCCAGCTCGTGGTGATGCGGCGCATCATCGAGGCGGCCACCTATGTCATCACCGCGTCGCTGCTGCTCTTGCAGTTCGAGGGGGTGCGCAACGTGGGCGTGTCGCTGCTGGCGTCCGCGGGCATCGCGGGTCTGGTGATTGGCCTCGCGGCCCAGAAGTCCATCTCCACGCTGCTCGCGGGCATCCAGTTGTCCATCACCCAGCCGGTGCGCATCGGCGACACCGTCATCGTGGAGAACGAGTGGGGGTGGATCGAGGAGATCACCCTCACCTACGTGGTGGTGAAGGTGTGGGACCTGCGGCGGCTGGTGGTGCCCATGAGCCACTTCCTCGACAAGCCCTTCCAGAACTGGAGCAAGGTGTCGCCGGACATCCTCGGCACGGCGGAGATCTACGCGGACTACCGCACGGACGTGCCCGCGCTGCGGGCGGAGCTCTCGCGGGTGTTGAACAACGAGGGCCGCGCGTTGTGGGATGGCAAGGTGCAGGGGCTGCAGGTGACGGCGCTCAGCGAGCGGACGATGACGCTGCGCGCGCTGGTGAGCGCCGCGGACGCGGGCAAGGCGTTCGATCTGCGCTGCATCGTGCGCGAGAAGCTCATCGAATACCTGGGCCGCCAGCCGCATGGCCTGCCCGTCGTCCGCGCCGAGGGACTGTTGCCCGCCGAAGCCGTCGGATCCCGTACAGGTCCGGCGCTTCCCGCCGCCGGAGACCGGAACGTGGTGGCTCCGGAGACGCGACGGGAGTGA
- a CDS encoding anti-phage dCTP deaminase has protein sequence MAHEGARNKPDKDEFNRRAASSAPELVIGLVGAIGTDLGAVAKALSTALIAEANYQSRTLRLSSLLHEIEGLDSPLSQRGDKFRYYEEHMQAGTELRRRMDSPDAMAWLALSAIRQARNEMLREERRSTRRAFILHSLKRREEVKSLRDIYGPAFFLMSAYAPRDKRVDNLSQRISESRGLWRPMDLRSEAEKLVRTDERDLDEPMGQDVQRAFPEADVFIDATNPREMERSIRRFVRLIFGHPFHTPTRSEWGIFFAKAAAVRSAALGRQVGSAITTPTGELIAVGTNEVPKAGGGLYWEDDEPDGRDFVGGEDTSDRHKHDLISELLRLLQEEKWLASEYLELDVQELRARALRKDATGAGPWRDSRVMNLIEFMRPVHAEMASLMEAARRGVSVQGAVMYVTTFPCHECARHIIAAGISRVIYIDPYPKSLAAGLYSDSISLEGSEGGSTGKVIFSPFVGIAPRRYMEFFELKGERKDTDGSVLAWVPTEVLPKHPGNYTVYQSMEVERIGRFAAKVDEIGLKFRSAVEPREEDSSEKAGMAQSADRGRQGGDS, from the coding sequence ATGGCCCATGAGGGAGCGCGGAACAAGCCGGACAAGGATGAGTTCAATCGACGCGCCGCGAGCTCCGCACCGGAACTCGTCATTGGCCTCGTGGGCGCCATCGGGACGGACCTGGGAGCGGTCGCCAAGGCGCTCTCCACGGCACTGATAGCGGAGGCGAACTACCAGTCGCGGACCCTCCGGCTCTCGTCCTTGCTGCACGAAATCGAGGGACTCGACAGTCCCCTGAGCCAGAGAGGGGACAAGTTCCGCTACTACGAAGAGCACATGCAGGCGGGGACCGAACTGCGCCGGAGAATGGATAGCCCGGACGCGATGGCGTGGCTGGCCCTGAGCGCCATCCGGCAGGCGCGAAACGAGATGCTCAGGGAGGAGCGTCGCAGCACGCGGCGAGCGTTCATCCTGCATTCGCTCAAGCGAAGGGAAGAGGTCAAATCCCTCCGGGACATCTACGGTCCGGCCTTCTTCCTCATGTCCGCTTATGCCCCTCGGGACAAGCGGGTCGACAATCTCTCCCAGCGCATCTCCGAGAGCCGGGGCCTATGGCGTCCGATGGACCTGCGCAGCGAGGCCGAAAAGCTCGTGCGTACCGATGAGCGGGACCTGGACGAGCCCATGGGGCAGGATGTCCAACGCGCCTTTCCCGAGGCGGACGTCTTCATCGATGCGACGAACCCGAGGGAGATGGAGCGCAGTATCCGGCGCTTCGTCCGGCTCATCTTCGGTCATCCCTTCCATACGCCGACCCGGAGCGAGTGGGGCATTTTCTTCGCGAAGGCCGCCGCCGTGCGCTCCGCGGCCTTGGGACGGCAAGTGGGTTCGGCCATCACGACCCCCACGGGAGAACTCATCGCCGTGGGCACCAACGAAGTGCCCAAGGCGGGGGGTGGATTGTACTGGGAGGACGACGAGCCGGATGGCCGCGACTTCGTGGGGGGTGAGGACACGAGTGATCGGCACAAGCACGACCTCATCTCCGAACTCCTCCGGCTTTTGCAGGAGGAGAAGTGGCTGGCCAGTGAGTACCTCGAGTTGGATGTCCAGGAACTACGTGCTCGAGCCTTGAGGAAGGACGCGACAGGAGCAGGGCCCTGGAGGGACTCCCGGGTGATGAACCTCATCGAATTCATGCGCCCTGTTCATGCGGAGATGGCCTCGCTGATGGAGGCGGCACGGCGCGGTGTTTCCGTGCAGGGCGCGGTGATGTACGTCACGACGTTCCCCTGTCATGAGTGTGCGCGGCACATCATCGCCGCGGGCATCTCCCGGGTGATCTACATCGATCCGTACCCTAAGAGCCTCGCGGCAGGCCTCTACTCGGATTCCATTTCCCTGGAGGGCTCGGAGGGGGGTTCCACCGGGAAGGTCATCTTCTCGCCGTTCGTGGGCATCGCGCCAAGGCGCTACATGGAATTCTTCGAACTCAAGGGGGAACGCAAGGACACGGACGGCAGTGTGCTCGCCTGGGTTCCAACGGAGGTGCTCCCGAAACATCCAGGAAACTACACTGTGTACCAGTCCATGGAGGTCGAACGCATCGGTCGATTCGCCGCCAAGGTGGATGAAATCGGACTTAAATTCAGGTCGGCGGTGGAACCACGTGAGGAGGACTCCAGTGAGAAAGCCGGGATGGCTCAAAGCGCAGATCGAGGACGCCAAGGAGGAGATTCGTAG
- a CDS encoding ATP-binding cassette domain-containing protein has translation MFELQGVSKCFGNTWALHPLDLVVPEGRTTVLLGPSGCGKSTLLRLMNGLLRPDSGRVLFGGQPLREEDLLAVRQRIGYALQGGGLFPHLTAEGNATLMARYLKWPGARVKQRLDELVALTRFPPDALGRYPGQLSGGQRQRVSLMRALMLEPDVLLLDEPLGALDPMIRHELQEDLRDIFARLGKTVVLVTHDLGEGAFLGQHVVLLREGRVVQQGPLGELERAPAEPFVTRFFQAQRLPFENRPA, from the coding sequence TTGTTCGAACTGCAGGGAGTCTCGAAGTGCTTTGGTAATACGTGGGCGCTGCACCCGCTCGACCTGGTGGTGCCCGAGGGGCGCACCACGGTGCTGCTCGGGCCGAGCGGTTGCGGCAAGTCCACGCTCCTGCGCCTGATGAACGGGCTGCTCCGGCCCGACTCGGGGCGAGTCCTCTTCGGCGGACAGCCCCTGCGCGAGGAGGACCTGCTCGCCGTCCGCCAGCGCATCGGCTACGCCCTCCAGGGCGGCGGGCTCTTTCCCCACCTCACCGCCGAGGGCAACGCCACCCTCATGGCGCGCTACCTCAAGTGGCCCGGGGCGCGCGTGAAGCAGCGGCTCGACGAGCTCGTGGCCCTCACGCGCTTTCCCCCCGACGCCCTGGGCCGCTATCCCGGCCAGTTGTCCGGGGGCCAGCGCCAGCGCGTGAGCCTCATGCGCGCGTTGATGCTCGAGCCGGACGTGCTCCTGCTCGATGAACCGCTCGGCGCGTTGGATCCGATGATCCGCCACGAGTTGCAGGAGGACCTGCGCGACATCTTCGCGCGGTTGGGCAAGACGGTGGTGCTCGTCACCCATGACCTGGGGGAGGGCGCCTTCCTGGGCCAGCACGTGGTGCTGCTGCGCGAGGGCCGCGTCGTGCAGCAGGGGCCGCTGGGTGAGCTGGAGCGCGCGCCCGCCGAGCCCTTCGTCACCCGCTTCTTCCAGGCGCAGCGCCTGCCTTTCGAGAACCGCCCCGCATGA
- a CDS encoding glycine betaine ABC transporter substrate-binding protein, whose amino-acid sequence MRVLAACLLLVFAACSGPGGDGPTVRVGSKKFTESVILGDMAAQLMRGSGVRVEHRREVGGTQVLWQALKRGDIDVYPEYTGTLRQEIFAGRSLPDDEALRQALAAEGVIMGTSLGFNDTYAVGMKEAEAERLGIRKISDLRQHPELRLGFSNEFMARADGWPGLRTRYSLPQTEVRGLDHDLAYRGLESGALQVTDLYSTDAEIAYYHLRVLEDDLRHFPPYDAVFIHRADLAERAPEALAALGRLEGRVSESAMVALNAEAKLERVPERQVAAGFLSREMGLTVKVRGGGVLAGLWSHTREHLFLVGVSLLAAILVAVPLGVLAARRPRLGRGVLGLASVIQTVPSLALLVFMIPLLGIGSRPAIVALFLYSLLPIIRNTAAGLSGIPPEVRESAVALGLPPGARLWRVELPMAAPSILAGIQTSAVINVGTATLGALIGAGGYGQPILTGIRLDDTSLILQGAVPAAVLALLVSGLFGLVERLVVPKGLRL is encoded by the coding sequence ATGAGAGTGCTCGCCGCGTGTCTGCTCCTCGTGTTCGCCGCGTGCTCGGGTCCAGGGGGAGACGGCCCCACGGTTCGCGTGGGTTCCAAGAAGTTCACCGAGTCCGTCATCCTGGGCGACATGGCGGCGCAGCTCATGCGCGGCTCGGGCGTGCGGGTGGAGCACCGGCGCGAGGTGGGCGGCACCCAGGTGCTCTGGCAGGCCCTCAAGCGCGGGGACATCGACGTCTACCCCGAGTACACCGGGACGCTGCGTCAGGAGATCTTCGCCGGCCGCTCGTTGCCGGATGACGAGGCCCTGCGCCAGGCGCTCGCCGCCGAGGGCGTGATCATGGGCACGTCCCTGGGCTTCAACGACACCTACGCGGTGGGCATGAAGGAGGCGGAGGCCGAGCGGCTGGGCATCCGGAAGATCTCCGACTTGCGCCAGCATCCGGAGCTGCGCCTGGGGTTCAGCAACGAGTTCATGGCCCGCGCGGACGGGTGGCCCGGCTTGCGCACGCGCTACTCCCTGCCCCAGACCGAGGTGCGCGGGCTGGATCATGACCTGGCGTACCGGGGGCTGGAGAGCGGTGCCTTGCAGGTGACGGACCTGTATTCCACCGACGCGGAGATCGCCTACTACCACCTGCGCGTGCTCGAGGATGACCTGCGCCACTTTCCTCCCTACGACGCCGTGTTCATCCACCGGGCGGACCTGGCGGAGCGGGCCCCCGAGGCCCTGGCGGCGCTCGGACGGTTGGAGGGCCGTGTCTCCGAGTCCGCGATGGTGGCGCTCAACGCGGAGGCGAAGCTCGAGCGTGTCCCCGAGCGGCAGGTGGCCGCGGGATTCCTCTCGCGGGAGATGGGGCTCACGGTGAAGGTGCGCGGAGGGGGCGTGCTCGCGGGTCTGTGGTCCCACACGCGCGAGCACCTGTTCCTCGTGGGCGTGTCGCTGCTGGCGGCCATCCTGGTGGCGGTGCCGTTGGGGGTGCTGGCGGCGCGCAGGCCGAGGCTGGGCCGGGGCGTGCTCGGGCTCGCGAGCGTCATCCAGACGGTGCCCTCGCTGGCGCTGCTGGTGTTCATGATTCCGCTGCTGGGCATTGGCTCGCGGCCCGCCATCGTGGCGCTGTTCCTCTACAGCCTGTTGCCCATCATCCGGAACACGGCGGCGGGTCTGTCCGGCATTCCCCCCGAGGTGCGCGAGTCCGCCGTGGCGCTCGGCCTGCCCCCGGGGGCGCGCCTGTGGCGGGTGGAGTTGCCCATGGCGGCGCCCTCCATCCTCGCGGGCATCCAGACGTCCGCCGTCATCAACGTGGGGACCGCCACGCTGGGGGCCCTCATTGGCGCGGGGGGCTATGGCCAGCCGATCCTCACCGGCATCCGGCTGGATGACACGTCGCTCATCCTCCAGGGCGCGGTGCCGGCGGCGGTGCTCGCGCTGCTCGTGAGCGGACTGTTCGGGCTCGTGGAACGGCTCGTGGTGCCCAAGGGGCTGCGGCTGTAG
- a CDS encoding MXAN_5453 family MXYO-CTERM-anchored protein, whose product MRFSLFQALLCGGVLCALPSRAELPTYTLQLQARANLSGNPSGAFNLEPDNLLPGSYRVPLAQDRQLAFRLSYTPEGRRALWWGQDGVGQRIYLLPDLGEDVLAGDPDLNAAGDLAFSVSNGTRDNGIYLLNAQRPDQVRILKEPYGVTSWSSVALNEVGQLAFRATFSSSGQAYVMLSPSGSNFTTEYFAREQKLDSSSPFTYLYSPGFNDQGQIAGVGDVGDPGAGFQELHIWSSGGGSRRIAVTQALDATSPIFKMASVQPALSNSGKVAFLGTAKSATGSNLTSLWLWDGAELRLLAQNGRGEIKEVEIFPPDINDSGVVVFRAFDSAGLRAVWVSDGEVTRRVATEHDLVPSDLGEARLDQEKPSVPVFGGSPTINARGDVTFVAGLAPPDNDQEEWGTAIFVARSSLPEPDGGTGDTDGGPAPDGGPGDVDGGTEPDGGPGDVDGGPGDIDGGPAPDAGSDIPDAGSEEDAGSDAPDGGEADGGGTPGTPGTGADAGQPPGEEPGDVSPLPEPSPSGCGCQSADAGALWPWMLVGLAWLIEGRRRGARRA is encoded by the coding sequence ATGCGCTTCTCTCTCTTCCAGGCGCTGCTGTGCGGAGGCGTGCTCTGCGCCCTGCCCTCCCGCGCCGAACTGCCGACCTACACCCTCCAACTCCAGGCCCGGGCCAACCTGTCCGGCAACCCCTCCGGCGCCTTCAACCTGGAGCCCGACAACCTCCTGCCCGGCAGCTACCGCGTCCCCCTCGCCCAGGACCGCCAGCTCGCCTTCCGGCTGTCCTATACCCCCGAGGGGCGGCGCGCCCTGTGGTGGGGACAGGACGGCGTGGGCCAGCGCATCTACCTCCTGCCGGACCTCGGCGAGGACGTGCTCGCGGGAGACCCGGACCTCAACGCGGCGGGAGACCTCGCGTTCTCCGTCAGCAATGGCACGAGAGACAACGGCATCTACCTGCTCAACGCCCAGCGCCCGGACCAGGTGCGCATCCTCAAGGAGCCCTACGGCGTCACGAGCTGGTCGAGCGTGGCACTCAACGAGGTGGGACAGCTCGCCTTCCGCGCCACCTTCTCCAGCTCGGGGCAGGCCTACGTGATGCTGTCTCCCTCGGGCTCGAACTTCACGACGGAGTACTTCGCCCGCGAGCAGAAGCTCGACTCGTCGAGTCCCTTCACCTACCTCTACTCGCCCGGGTTCAACGACCAGGGGCAGATCGCCGGCGTCGGGGATGTGGGCGATCCAGGCGCGGGGTTTCAGGAGCTGCACATCTGGAGCTCGGGCGGCGGCTCGCGGCGCATCGCGGTCACCCAGGCGCTGGACGCCACCTCGCCCATCTTCAAGATGGCCTCGGTGCAGCCTGCCCTCTCCAATTCGGGGAAGGTCGCGTTCCTCGGGACGGCCAAGAGCGCGACCGGCTCGAACCTCACCTCGCTCTGGTTGTGGGATGGCGCTGAGTTGAGGCTCCTCGCCCAGAACGGACGAGGGGAGATCAAGGAGGTGGAGATCTTCCCGCCGGACATCAACGACAGTGGCGTGGTCGTCTTCCGCGCCTTCGACAGCGCGGGCCTGCGCGCGGTGTGGGTGAGCGATGGCGAAGTCACCCGGCGTGTGGCCACCGAGCATGATCTCGTTCCCTCGGACCTGGGCGAGGCCCGGCTGGACCAGGAGAAGCCCTCCGTCCCCGTGTTCGGCGGCTCACCCACGATCAACGCGCGCGGGGATGTCACCTTCGTCGCCGGACTGGCGCCCCCCGATAATGATCAGGAAGAGTGGGGCACCGCCATCTTCGTCGCGCGCTCGTCACTACCCGAGCCGGATGGCGGAACCGGAGACACGGATGGCGGCCCGGCACCCGACGGCGGCCCAGGTGACGTGGATGGCGGCACGGAGCCAGACGGAGGCCCGGGTGATGTGGACGGCGGCCCGGGCGACATCGACGGGGGCCCGGCTCCGGACGCGGGCTCGGACATCCCCGATGCCGGTTCAGAGGAGGACGCGGGCTCGGACGCTCCGGATGGCGGCGAGGCGGATGGAGGTGGCACGCCCGGCACTCCAGGGACAGGAGCGGACGCGGGACAACCTCCGGGAGAAGAACCCGGAGACGTCTCGCCCCTGCCCGAGCCGTCCCCCTCCGGCTGTGGCTGCCAGTCGGCGGATGCCGGGGCGCTCTGGCCGTGGATGCTCGTGGGTCTGGCGTGGTTGATCGAGGGCCGCCGCCGGGGTGCGCGGCGCGCCTGA
- a CDS encoding PaaI family thioesterase: protein MDTASLQEIAAPEGVCYGCGCDNPHGLHIKSYWHDDGIHVMARHIPESQYTGWPGLVYGGLIAMLVDCHSNWTAMAHHYRVEGRAPGSLPRIECVTGNLGVKFIKPTPMGVPLTLRARVEGEVGRKTRIICEVHAGDVLTATGDSIFVRVDTAQLTAAAHGRGT, encoded by the coding sequence ATGGACACCGCATCTCTTCAGGAAATCGCCGCGCCAGAAGGCGTGTGCTACGGCTGTGGCTGCGACAATCCGCACGGCTTGCACATCAAGAGCTACTGGCATGACGACGGCATCCACGTCATGGCCAGGCACATCCCCGAGTCCCAATACACGGGTTGGCCCGGGCTGGTGTACGGCGGCCTGATCGCGATGCTGGTCGACTGCCACTCGAACTGGACCGCCATGGCCCACCACTACCGCGTCGAGGGTCGCGCTCCCGGCAGTCTGCCGCGCATCGAATGCGTCACCGGCAACCTCGGCGTCAAGTTCATCAAGCCCACCCCCATGGGGGTGCCGCTGACCCTGCGCGCGCGCGTCGAAGGTGAAGTCGGCCGCAAGACCCGGATCATCTGCGAGGTCCATGCCGGCGATGTGCTGACCGCCACGGGCGATTCGATCTTCGTCCGCGTGGATACCGCGCAACTGACGGCGGCGGCGCACGGCCGCGGAACCTGA
- a CDS encoding DUF6607 family protein, whose product MPPSRSASRSRDRKRLPCWLALPALALGLACAPRHLTPLEPSGDTQAGACHPEQDRAAILQMAGTYRVEFAFDETVSLQEGYSLKSPYRASATEVVRVLEDTPHKVSLQHLLVMERDGQRSPLKHWRQDWTFEDTELLEFRGRRTWERHALPPSESRCTWSQAVFEVDDGPRYEGSGRWTHERGLSAWESRETWRPLPRREYTKRSDYDALVGTNRHALTPTGWVHEQDSLKLVLGPTPHALARERGVNLYTRQPGDGTAPEVSAYWTRTQDYWREVREQWRALFQEHARFTLKDRVGGKPRHDHLFGLSEASPQGPNEGATDGAPTTRQRLRTILTRFLEPEADTKAGHGP is encoded by the coding sequence ATGCCTCCGTCCCGCTCCGCCTCACGCTCCCGAGACAGGAAGCGCCTGCCCTGCTGGCTCGCCCTGCCCGCGCTGGCGCTGGGTCTCGCCTGTGCGCCGCGCCACCTCACGCCCCTCGAGCCCTCCGGGGACACCCAGGCCGGGGCGTGCCACCCGGAGCAGGACCGGGCCGCCATCCTCCAGATGGCGGGCACCTACCGTGTGGAGTTCGCCTTCGACGAGACCGTCAGCCTCCAGGAGGGCTACAGCCTGAAAAGCCCCTACCGCGCGAGCGCCACGGAGGTGGTGCGGGTGCTGGAGGACACGCCCCACAAGGTGTCGCTCCAGCACCTGCTGGTGATGGAGCGGGACGGCCAACGCTCGCCCCTCAAGCACTGGCGCCAGGACTGGACGTTCGAGGACACCGAGCTGCTGGAGTTCCGCGGCCGACGCACCTGGGAGCGCCACGCCCTGCCCCCGAGCGAGTCGCGGTGCACCTGGAGCCAGGCGGTGTTCGAGGTGGACGATGGCCCGCGCTACGAGGGCTCCGGACGTTGGACGCACGAGCGCGGCCTGTCCGCCTGGGAGTCCCGGGAGACGTGGCGGCCGCTGCCGCGCCGGGAGTACACGAAGCGCTCGGACTACGACGCCCTCGTGGGCACCAACCGGCACGCCCTGACGCCCACGGGGTGGGTGCACGAGCAGGACAGCCTCAAGCTGGTGCTCGGCCCCACGCCGCATGCGCTGGCCCGCGAGCGGGGCGTCAACCTCTACACGCGGCAGCCAGGCGACGGGACCGCTCCCGAGGTGAGCGCCTACTGGACGCGGACCCAGGATTACTGGCGGGAAGTCCGTGAGCAGTGGCGGGCCCTCTTCCAGGAGCACGCGCGCTTCACGCTCAAGGACCGCGTCGGCGGCAAGCCGCGCCACGACCACCTCTTCGGGCTTTCCGAGGCCTCCCCCCAAGGCCCGAACGAGGGCGCGACGGACGGGGCACCCACGACGCGCCAGCGGTTGCGCACCATCCTCACCCGCTTCCTCGAACCCGAGGCCGACACGAAGGCCGGGCACGGGCCCTGA